Proteins from one Kineococcus mangrovi genomic window:
- a CDS encoding DUF3618 domain-containing protein — MSGTTPTPGTGPTPTDRDALVEDIEKTRERLAATADALAAKADVKAQATAKVDELRSTAQHRVHETSERAPGTPPQQTAVLVGAIVVATALAVWLVVRRR; from the coding sequence GTGAGCGGGACGACCCCCACCCCCGGCACGGGGCCCACCCCCACCGACCGCGACGCCCTCGTCGAGGACATCGAGAAGACCCGTGAGCGCCTCGCGGCGACCGCGGACGCCCTCGCGGCCAAGGCGGACGTCAAGGCCCAGGCCACGGCGAAGGTCGACGAGCTGAGGTCCACCGCCCAGCACCGCGTCCACGAGACGAGCGAACGCGCGCCGGGCACCCCGCCGCAGCAGACCGCGGTCCTCGTCGGCGCGATCGTCGTCGCCACCGCGCTCGCGGTGTGGCTCGTCGTGCGGAGGCGGTGA
- a CDS encoding phage holin family protein gives MTQPTGSGTRTDDLSVSHGPGPAASTSTHRRDESVGQLVGQLTEQMSRLVRDEVQLAKVDLTAKGKKAGVGIGMFSGAGLLAFFGVGALVTTAILGLAHLVPAWLSALIVAVVLFAVAAVLGLVGKKEVQQATPPVPQSAVDGLKQDVQTVKEGLQR, from the coding sequence ATGACGCAACCCACGGGGTCCGGCACCCGGACCGACGACCTGAGCGTGTCGCACGGGCCCGGCCCGGCCGCCTCGACGAGCACCCACCGTCGCGACGAGAGCGTGGGCCAGCTCGTCGGCCAGCTGACCGAGCAGATGTCCCGCCTGGTGCGGGACGAGGTGCAGCTGGCCAAGGTCGACCTGACCGCCAAGGGCAAGAAGGCCGGCGTCGGGATCGGGATGTTCTCCGGGGCCGGTCTGCTCGCGTTCTTCGGCGTCGGTGCGCTCGTCACGACGGCGATCCTGGGCCTGGCGCACCTGGTGCCGGCCTGGCTGTCCGCGCTGATCGTCGCCGTCGTGCTGTTCGCCGTCGCCGCGGTGCTGGGGCTCGTGGGCAAGAAGGAGGTCCAGCAGGCCACCCCGCCGGTGCCGCAGAGCGCCGTCGACGGCCTCAAGCAGGACGTCCAGACCGTGAAGGAGGGGCTGCAGCGGTGA
- the pruA gene encoding L-glutamate gamma-semialdehyde dehydrogenase, translating to MQSVTDVPAPRNEPVHGYAPGSPERKLLTDALAAHVANPVDLTQTIGGQEVLGGGTRVDVVQPHQHASVLGTFGTATRDQARAAADAALAARRDWAAMDYDDRAAVFLRAADLLAGPWREKIAAATMLGQSKTAQQAEIDAPCELVDFWRFNVAFGRRLLEEQPVSGPGVWNRLDHRPLEGFVYAVTPFNFTAIAGNLPTAPALMGNTVVWKPSPTQTLAAWHTMKLLEAAGLPPGVINLLTGDGVDVSEVLLADPHLAGIHFTGSTATFQHLWRTVGENIADYRTYPRLVGETGGKDFVVAHPSADPATLSTAMTLGAFEYQGQKCSAASRAFVPKSVWDVVGEEFLGRVDSLTYGDVSDLSNFGGAVIDARSYAKNVAAIERARRTDGLTIASGGTYDDSEGYFVRPTVVLGQDPTDEAFCTEYFGPFLAVHVYDDSRPGAWADVLRTVDEGAAYGLTGSVVADDRTAVAEASRALRFAAGNFYVNDKPTGAVVGQQPFGGSRASGTNDKAGSILNLQRWTSPRAIKETFVAPTTHVYPHMR from the coding sequence CCCCGAGCGCAAGCTCCTCACCGACGCCCTCGCCGCGCACGTGGCGAACCCCGTCGACCTCACCCAGACCATCGGCGGGCAGGAGGTGCTCGGCGGGGGGACGCGCGTCGACGTCGTCCAGCCCCACCAGCACGCGAGCGTCCTCGGCACGTTCGGCACCGCCACCCGCGACCAGGCCCGCGCGGCCGCCGACGCCGCGCTCGCCGCCCGCCGCGACTGGGCCGCGATGGACTACGACGACCGCGCCGCGGTGTTCCTGCGGGCGGCCGACCTCCTCGCCGGACCCTGGCGCGAGAAGATCGCCGCCGCGACGATGCTCGGGCAGTCCAAGACCGCCCAGCAGGCCGAGATCGACGCCCCCTGCGAGCTCGTCGACTTCTGGCGGTTCAACGTCGCGTTCGGCCGCCGGCTCCTGGAGGAGCAGCCGGTCTCGGGCCCCGGCGTCTGGAACCGCCTCGACCACCGACCGCTCGAGGGTTTCGTCTACGCCGTCACGCCGTTCAACTTCACGGCCATCGCCGGGAACCTGCCGACGGCCCCCGCCCTCATGGGGAACACCGTCGTCTGGAAACCCTCCCCGACGCAGACGCTCGCGGCCTGGCACACGATGAAGCTGCTCGAGGCCGCCGGGTTGCCGCCGGGCGTCATCAACCTGCTCACCGGTGACGGCGTGGACGTCTCCGAGGTCCTGCTCGCCGACCCGCACCTCGCCGGCATCCACTTCACCGGCTCCACCGCCACGTTCCAGCACCTGTGGCGGACGGTGGGGGAGAACATCGCGGACTACCGCACGTACCCGCGCCTGGTGGGGGAGACCGGCGGCAAGGACTTCGTCGTCGCCCACCCCTCGGCCGATCCCGCGACCCTGTCGACGGCGATGACCCTCGGCGCGTTCGAGTACCAGGGGCAGAAGTGCTCGGCGGCCTCCCGCGCGTTCGTGCCGAAGTCGGTGTGGGACGTCGTGGGCGAGGAGTTCCTCGGCCGCGTCGACTCCCTCACCTACGGCGACGTGAGCGACCTGTCGAACTTCGGCGGCGCCGTCATCGACGCCCGCAGCTACGCCAAGAACGTCGCCGCGATCGAGCGCGCCCGCCGCACCGACGGCCTGACGATCGCCTCCGGCGGGACGTACGACGACTCCGAGGGGTACTTCGTCCGCCCGACCGTCGTCCTGGGCCAGGACCCGACCGACGAGGCGTTCTGCACCGAGTACTTCGGTCCGTTCCTCGCCGTCCACGTCTACGACGACAGCCGCCCCGGTGCCTGGGCGGACGTCCTGAGGACGGTGGACGAGGGCGCGGCCTACGGGCTGACGGGGTCGGTCGTCGCGGACGACCGCACGGCCGTGGCGGAGGCGTCACGGGCGTTGCGGTTCGCCGCCGGGAACTTCTACGTCAACGACAAGCCGACCGGCGCGGTCGTCGGGCAGCAGCCGTTCGGGGGTTCGCGCGCCTCGGGCACCAACGACAAGGCCGGGTCGATCCTCAACCTGCAGCGCTGGACGAGCCCCCGCGCGATCAAGGAGACGTTCGTCGCGCCGACCACGCACGTCTACCCGCACATGCGCTGA
- a CDS encoding DUF4235 domain-containing protein yields MNTAKLLYRPLGLATGALGGVLAGTIVKQVWRKASGEEDAPDALQHEYPWKEVLLAAALQGLVFAVVKAASDRGGAVLFEKLTGSWPGD; encoded by the coding sequence GTGAACACCGCGAAGCTCCTCTACCGCCCCCTCGGCCTGGCCACCGGCGCCCTCGGCGGCGTCCTGGCCGGGACCATCGTCAAGCAGGTGTGGCGCAAGGCCTCCGGGGAGGAGGACGCGCCTGACGCGCTGCAGCACGAGTACCCGTGGAAGGAGGTCCTGCTGGCGGCCGCCCTCCAGGGCCTCGTCTTCGCCGTCGTCAAGGCCGCCTCCGACCGCGGCGGCGCGGTGCTGTTCGAGAAGCTCACCGGCTCCTGGCCGGGTGACTGA